In Haliotis asinina isolate JCU_RB_2024 chromosome 16, JCU_Hal_asi_v2, whole genome shotgun sequence, the following are encoded in one genomic region:
- the LOC137268261 gene encoding alpha-(1,3)-fucosyltransferase C-like isoform X1: protein MTCLPKLPGSVHECRCQMVCRRNKRLLFCTSAVLFVLFIWSTLTNVFRVNVKPPRRLASVSRMVSSISRFENNKSSLLVWPNGESNHPYFLSPVLQFPNDNFRQKSRYNLTGVENIFTQNKTEEKLIIIYNMPSWHTFETRYKDSLNNCRLQNCRLSGDHKLLPQADAVVFYVLSITDDKPPPKPANQMWIFFAHEAPWDFNRWNDRFNWTMTFRYDSDIVCPYFVLLPKPAADVRDFRAITERKTKPVMWLVSHCNARSKRDDYVKKLQQYISVDIYGGCGPHKCENSGPNSCNNLQQTTYKFYLAFENSLCRGYLTEKVFRSYSLDVIPVVRGGASYANLLPKGTYIDTADFSSPEKLADHLKYLDSNHTAYAEILRRKSQYGITDPKSTLDSSLCDICVKIHDLERFGNTYHDVNKWWNTDSCYSATDF from the exons ATGACATGTTTGCCGAAGCTGCCTGGGTCGGTGCACGAGTGTCGGTGTCAG ATGGTGTGCCGAAGAAACAAGCGTCTATTGTTCTGTACATCCGCGGTCTTGTTTGTGCTTTTTATATGGAGCACGCTCACAAATGTCTTCCGAGTAAACGTCAAGCCCCCACGACGACTTGCCTCTGTTTCAAGGATGGTTTCTTCTATTTCAAGGTTCGAAAATAACAAGTCATCTCTTCTTGTATGGCCAAACGGTGAGAGCAACCACCCGTATTTCCTGTCCCCGGTTTTGCAGTTCCCAAATGACAATTTTCGCCAGAAGTCGCGGTATAATCTCACGGGcgttgaaaacattttcacacaAAACAAGACAGAAGAGAAACTTATCATCATATACAACATGCCTTCATGGCATACGTTTGAAACAAGGTACAAGGATAGTCTGAACAACTGCCGATTGCAAAACTGTAGATTATCTGGTGACCATAAACTTCTTCCTCAAGCCGATGCAGTCGTCTTTTATGTCCTGTCGATTACTGATGATAAACCGCCACCAAAACCAGCCAATCAGATGTGGATATTTTTTGCACACGAGGCTCCATGGGACTTCAATCGATGGAATGATAGGTTTAATTGGACGATGACTTTCAGATATGACTCGGATATTGTCTGTCCGTATTTCGTGCTCCTGCCTAAACCTGCAGCGGATGTTCGAGATTTCCGGGCTATCACTGAGAGGAAAACTAAACCCGTCATGTGGTTGGTAAGTCACTGCAATGCCCGGTCGAAACGCGACGACTACGTGAAAAAACTTCAGCAGTACATCAGCGTTGATATCTATGGTGGATGTGGACCCCACAAGTGTGAAAACTCCGGACCAAACAGTTGTAATAATCTTCAACAAACGACATACAAGTTTTATCTGGCGTTTGAGAATTCACTATGTCGAGGATACCTGACAGAAAAGGTGTTTCGGAGTTACAGTTTGGATGTCATCCCCGTGGTGAGGGGTGGGGCGAGCTATGCAAACCTTCTTCCAAAGGGCACATACATCGACACAGCCGATTTTTCATCGCCAGAAAAACTTGCCgatcatttgaaatatttagattCAAATCATACGGCATATGCTGAAATACTGAGACGGAAATCACAGTATGGTATCACAGATCCGAAGTCAACCTTAGATTCATCGTTGTGCGATATTTGTGTGAAAATTCATGACTTAGAGAGATTCGGAAACACATACCATGATGTGAATAAATGGTGGAATACTGACAGCTGCTACAGTGCCACGGATTTCTGA
- the LOC137268261 gene encoding alpha-(1,3)-fucosyltransferase C-like isoform X2 gives MVCRRNKRLLFCTSAVLFVLFIWSTLTNVFRVNVKPPRRLASVSRMVSSISRFENNKSSLLVWPNGESNHPYFLSPVLQFPNDNFRQKSRYNLTGVENIFTQNKTEEKLIIIYNMPSWHTFETRYKDSLNNCRLQNCRLSGDHKLLPQADAVVFYVLSITDDKPPPKPANQMWIFFAHEAPWDFNRWNDRFNWTMTFRYDSDIVCPYFVLLPKPAADVRDFRAITERKTKPVMWLVSHCNARSKRDDYVKKLQQYISVDIYGGCGPHKCENSGPNSCNNLQQTTYKFYLAFENSLCRGYLTEKVFRSYSLDVIPVVRGGASYANLLPKGTYIDTADFSSPEKLADHLKYLDSNHTAYAEILRRKSQYGITDPKSTLDSSLCDICVKIHDLERFGNTYHDVNKWWNTDSCYSATDF, from the coding sequence ATGGTGTGCCGAAGAAACAAGCGTCTATTGTTCTGTACATCCGCGGTCTTGTTTGTGCTTTTTATATGGAGCACGCTCACAAATGTCTTCCGAGTAAACGTCAAGCCCCCACGACGACTTGCCTCTGTTTCAAGGATGGTTTCTTCTATTTCAAGGTTCGAAAATAACAAGTCATCTCTTCTTGTATGGCCAAACGGTGAGAGCAACCACCCGTATTTCCTGTCCCCGGTTTTGCAGTTCCCAAATGACAATTTTCGCCAGAAGTCGCGGTATAATCTCACGGGcgttgaaaacattttcacacaAAACAAGACAGAAGAGAAACTTATCATCATATACAACATGCCTTCATGGCATACGTTTGAAACAAGGTACAAGGATAGTCTGAACAACTGCCGATTGCAAAACTGTAGATTATCTGGTGACCATAAACTTCTTCCTCAAGCCGATGCAGTCGTCTTTTATGTCCTGTCGATTACTGATGATAAACCGCCACCAAAACCAGCCAATCAGATGTGGATATTTTTTGCACACGAGGCTCCATGGGACTTCAATCGATGGAATGATAGGTTTAATTGGACGATGACTTTCAGATATGACTCGGATATTGTCTGTCCGTATTTCGTGCTCCTGCCTAAACCTGCAGCGGATGTTCGAGATTTCCGGGCTATCACTGAGAGGAAAACTAAACCCGTCATGTGGTTGGTAAGTCACTGCAATGCCCGGTCGAAACGCGACGACTACGTGAAAAAACTTCAGCAGTACATCAGCGTTGATATCTATGGTGGATGTGGACCCCACAAGTGTGAAAACTCCGGACCAAACAGTTGTAATAATCTTCAACAAACGACATACAAGTTTTATCTGGCGTTTGAGAATTCACTATGTCGAGGATACCTGACAGAAAAGGTGTTTCGGAGTTACAGTTTGGATGTCATCCCCGTGGTGAGGGGTGGGGCGAGCTATGCAAACCTTCTTCCAAAGGGCACATACATCGACACAGCCGATTTTTCATCGCCAGAAAAACTTGCCgatcatttgaaatatttagattCAAATCATACGGCATATGCTGAAATACTGAGACGGAAATCACAGTATGGTATCACAGATCCGAAGTCAACCTTAGATTCATCGTTGTGCGATATTTGTGTGAAAATTCATGACTTAGAGAGATTCGGAAACACATACCATGATGTGAATAAATGGTGGAATACTGACAGCTGCTACAGTGCCACGGATTTCTGA